One region of Pirellulales bacterium genomic DNA includes:
- the fabG gene encoding 3-oxoacyl-[acyl-carrier-protein] reductase, with translation MSTDATALRLTVDLSGQVALVTGASRGIGKSIALGLGRCGAKVACVARDTAKLSETVAAIVGAGGQAEAFACDVTNGEAVQQLVETIAEKWGRLDVLVNNAGITRDTLLPRMGDDQWDDVMNTNLRGAFLFTRAATRPMMSQRYGRIINISSVSGLIGNAGQANYSASKAGLIGFTRTVSKELAGRKITVNAIAPGFIESEMTAALGAALQDQVKTRIPAKRLGTPDEVADVVLFLASPTSSYITGQTITIDGGLTM, from the coding sequence ATGAGTACTGACGCCACTGCGCTACGCTTGACTGTCGATTTATCCGGCCAAGTGGCTTTGGTCACCGGCGCTTCGCGCGGGATTGGTAAATCTATTGCCTTGGGACTGGGTCGCTGTGGGGCGAAGGTGGCTTGCGTAGCACGCGATACGGCCAAGCTGTCCGAGACGGTGGCCGCGATCGTTGGTGCCGGAGGACAAGCGGAAGCATTTGCCTGCGACGTGACCAATGGCGAAGCGGTGCAGCAGCTTGTCGAAACGATTGCCGAGAAATGGGGCCGCCTCGATGTTCTGGTGAACAACGCCGGAATCACCCGCGATACGCTGCTGCCGCGTATGGGAGACGATCAATGGGACGATGTCATGAATACGAACCTGCGCGGCGCGTTCCTGTTTACGCGCGCGGCGACGCGGCCGATGATGTCGCAGCGCTACGGGCGAATTATCAATATTTCCAGCGTTTCCGGTTTGATTGGCAACGCTGGGCAAGCGAACTATTCGGCCTCGAAGGCCGGGCTGATTGGTTTCACCCGAACGGTGTCGAAGGAACTGGCCGGACGAAAAATTACCGTGAACGCCATCGCTCCAGGATTTATCGAAAGCGAAATGACCGCAGCCTTAGGAGCGGCGCTGCAAGACCAGGTAAAGACCCGCATTCCGGCAAAACGCCTCGGTACTCCTGACGAAGTGGCCGACGTCGTGCTTTTTCTGGCTTCGCCGACGAGTAGTTACATTACTGGGCAGACGATTACGATCGACGGCGGACTGACGATGTAA
- the fabD gene encoding ACP S-malonyltransferase, with the protein MPTAFLFPGQGAQSVGMGRELAANVPAAKSIYDRASKVLGYDIAEVCFDGPAEKLDLTVYSQPALFVTSVAALAAINEKFNDAVESCGYAAGLSLGEYTANFFAGVIDFEDALRIVAERGAAVQAAADAVPGGMVSILGLERDRVEQLCAEAAQGEVLQLANLLCPGNLVVSGTKAACERIAKAAEAAGAMKTVPLAVAGAFHTTLIQPAVERLSNALKNVRMKQPRIPVVSNVDALPHDDPEEIRHLLVQQVVSPVRWEDSMRWLIGRGVNQCFEVGPGRVLRGLMKRIDRKLECRGVMDA; encoded by the coding sequence ATGCCCACCGCCTTTTTGTTTCCCGGCCAAGGCGCTCAATCGGTAGGCATGGGGCGCGAACTAGCGGCCAATGTGCCGGCGGCAAAATCGATTTACGATCGCGCATCGAAGGTTCTGGGTTACGACATCGCTGAAGTTTGCTTCGACGGGCCGGCCGAGAAGCTCGATTTGACGGTTTATAGCCAGCCTGCGCTATTTGTGACTTCGGTAGCGGCGCTGGCAGCCATCAACGAGAAGTTCAACGACGCCGTCGAGAGTTGCGGCTATGCGGCGGGATTAAGCCTTGGAGAATATACGGCGAATTTTTTCGCCGGCGTGATCGATTTTGAAGACGCCCTGCGGATCGTTGCCGAGCGCGGCGCGGCCGTGCAAGCCGCGGCCGATGCTGTTCCAGGCGGCATGGTCAGTATTTTGGGTCTGGAACGCGATCGAGTAGAACAGCTTTGCGCTGAGGCGGCACAAGGCGAGGTTCTGCAACTGGCGAACCTGCTTTGCCCCGGCAACCTCGTGGTCTCGGGAACCAAAGCAGCGTGCGAACGCATCGCGAAAGCCGCCGAGGCAGCCGGCGCGATGAAAACGGTTCCGCTCGCTGTGGCGGGGGCATTTCATACGACACTCATCCAGCCGGCCGTTGAACGACTGTCGAACGCGCTAAAAAACGTGCGAATGAAGCAACCGCGAATCCCCGTTGTTTCCAACGTCGATGCCCTGCCGCACGACGACCCGGAAGAAATTCGCCACCTGCTCGTACAGCAGGTGGTCAGCCCCGTGCGCTGGGAAGATTCGATGCGTTGGCTCATCGGCAGGGGAGTCAACCAATGCTTTGAAGTCGGCCCTGGGCGCGTGCTGCGCGGGCTGATGAAGCGGATTGATCGAAAGTTGGAATGTCGCGGCGTGATGGATGCGTGA
- the rpmF gene encoding 50S ribosomal protein L32, giving the protein MAVPKRRQSNQKTGSRRAHDHKKPRQLTFCSQCSQAVPTHVICPKCGHYMGRTMVEAAE; this is encoded by the coding sequence ATGGCTGTCCCAAAGAGGCGTCAATCGAACCAAAAAACAGGCAGCCGGCGGGCGCACGACCATAAAAAGCCCAGGCAACTGACGTTCTGCTCGCAGTGCAGCCAAGCGGTGCCAACGCATGTGATCTGTCCAAAGTGTGGGCATTACATGGGGCGCACGATGGTGGAAGCCGCGGAGTAG